The sequence TTGCCGCGCCCGCCGCACCCACCACGACCGGACCGGCCGGTGGCGCGCCGCGCCAGGCGTGCACCGGTACCGACGCCGTCAGCACCAGCACCACGTCCGCGACGGTCACCCCGGGCCGCAGCTCGCCGGCCGCACCCGCACGCGCCACCAGGGCCGCGAGCAGTTGCAGCAGCAGCCGCGGGTCCGCGTCGGCCACCAGCGCCGCCAGCTCGCCCTCGGCCGCCGCGCCGACACCGGTACCGGTCCCGAGGGGCCCTCCGGCCGCCTCGCCCGGCACCTGACCGGACACCTCGCCCGGCAGCGGACCGCCGAGCGACCCGGGCAGCGAGCCGTACGCCGCACCGGGCAGGCCGGTCGCCGTCGGCTCGTACCGCGCGGAGCCGAACGCGCTGCCCGGCCCGACCGGGTCCGGCGAACGCTGCTCGGGCACCCGCCCCAGCTCCTCGGCGTACCGGAACGCCTCCGGCGGCAGCAGCCGCCCGGCACCGGTCGACACCGCGCGCGCCAGGTAGCCGGCCAGCGCCTCCCAGGCACCCGCGCCGCCGTACAGCGATTCGCGGGCCTGGGCGGTCAGCCAGGCGACCTCCTCGGCCGCGATCCGCTGGACCAGCACCTCCTTGCTGGGGAAGCGCCGGTACACCGTGCCCACGCCGACCCCGGCCCGTCGCGCCACCTCCTCCATCGGCGCGCCGTAGCCGAACTCGCCGAACACCTCACGGGCGGCGCGCAGCACGCTCTCGAGGTTCCGCCGCGCGTCGACCCGCAGCCGGGTGCCCGGGGAGGGGCCACCGCCCTGTGCCGCCTCGTTGCCCCGGTACGGGACGGCCGCGTACGCCGCCCCCGGGGACCCGGCGGCCTCGGCCGGGCCGCGTTGCTCAGGCACCACGCCCTGGCCGGGGTGTGCCGCACCCGATCGCCCCAACAGTCGCTCCTGTTCCATCATCCCAACTCTCCCCCGCAGGCATCCGGTTCCGGACCCTGTCGTCGCCCGCCCCTGCACCCCCCGGTGCAGCTACGCCTGAAAGAAATGACCGATGACCCATCGCTCGTGCCGCTGGTGCCGCCCGGGTGCCGCCCGGCCGCGGGTGCGGCCGCGCGCAGGTCCACCCGGACCCCGCTCCGGAGGGCGCCGCCGGGCCGATCGCTGCGATCGGGCCGGCGCGTCGGCGCCCGTTCGGGGCCCTGTCCGGGAACTACCCTTCCCCGGATCACGGTCCCGCAGTCGGGTTCTCCCGCCAACACTAGAACTGGCCGTAATGACCGATCCACGGTGCGTCGCCACCAGTTGACATGGCAGTGGCCGCGCCGCCACACAATCCGACCATAGTTCACCGCCGTTCGAGGCCGAAAGTGCGTCAGAAACTCACCCCGGCAGTACTTCTGTCCCCTTCGGGCCCCATCCGCCCCGTCCGCCACAGCACGGACGGTGGACAAGAGGGCTCCGGCGGTCCTTTATTGGTGGGCGTGATGGGGGCATGCCCGGTCGAAGGCGGGCCACGGAGCCCATCGACAGGAGGTGCGCCATCAGGATTCTGATCGTCGGCGGCGGGTGCGCGGGCATGTCGGCCGCGCTGCACCTCCAGCGCGGCCTGCGCGAGCGGATCCGCCGCGGCGAGGTCCACCTCACCCTGGTCGAGCCGCAGGCCTACCTCACCTACCACCCCCTGCTCGCCGAGGTCGCGGCCGGCACCATCGACCCCCGCCACGTGGTCGTCCCGCTCCGGCGCGAACTCACCGAGTGCAAGGTGCTCACCGCCCGGATCACCCGGATCGAGCACTCCTCCCGCCGGGCCTGGGCCGACGCGGCCGGCCGGGGCGAACCGCCCGCGCCGGTCGAGCTCCACTACGACGTCCTGGTGCTCGCCCCCGGATCGGTCTCCCGCACCGCCCCGGTACCCGGACTGGCCGAGCACGGACGGGGCTTCTCCACCGTCGGCGAGGCCGTCGGCCTGCGCAACCACGTGCTGGAACAGCTCGACCTCGCCGCCACCACCCGCGACCCGGCGCTCCGCCAGGCCGCGCTCACCTTCGTCTTCGTCGGCGCCGGCTACGCGGGCGTCGGCGCGCTGGCCGAACTGGAGGACATGGCCAGGTACGCGGTCCGGGGCCACCAGCACACCGTCCCCGAGGACCTGCGCTGGGTCCTGGTCGAGGCCACCGACCGGATCCTCACCGAGGAGTCCCCCGAGCTCGCCGCGCACACCCTCGCCCAACTGCGCGAGCGCAATGTGGACGTCCGCCTGCGCACCACCCTGGAGTCGGCCGCCGGCGGGGTGATGGCGCTCTCCGACGGCAGCCGGTTCGCGGCCCGCACCCTGGTCTGGACGGCCGGGGTCCGCCCCAATCCGCTGCTGCGCGACACCGACCTCCCGCTGGACACCGCCGGCCGGGTCCGCTGCCTGCCCACTCTTCAGGTGCTCGGTCCGGACGGCCGCGCGCTGCCCGGGGCGTGGGCCGCGGGGGACGGTGCGGCCGTGCCGGACCCGCACGCGGACGGGGCGCCGTGCGCGCCGAACGCCCAGCACGCCTTCGCCCAGGCCGAGCTGCTGGCCGCCAATGTGCTGGTGGCGCTGGACGGCGGCCCGCACGCGTCCGGCATCGCCGAGTACCTGCCGGGCCCGCCGGCCTGCTCCACCTCGCTGGGGCTGGGCCGCGCGGTCGCCCACACCCGGGGCGGCGGACGGCTCACCGGCCGCCGGGCCTGGTGGCTGCACCGGGCCCGCCATCTGCGCCGGCTGCCGAGCGGCGAGCGCCGGGTCCGGATCCTGGTGGACTGGGCGATGGCCGGACTGTTCTCCCGCGAGGTCGTCCCGATCGGCCGTCCCGAGCAGCCGGACCGGCCGGAGCCGGCCGACGGACGGCCGGTGTGAGCCGGGCCGCCGGCCCCGTCGCCGCCGCCCGCCCGGAGTACCGGCACCGGGCCGAGGCCGACCCGACGACCGCGCCGGGCGCGGACGACTTCCGGAATCGGGCCTCCGCCTGACAGGATCTGCCCGACCGAGTCATTACCCCGTGTGCTGACGAGTGCACGAAAAGTGATGATATGCCTGGAACCCGAGGAAGCGGCCGTCGTTTGAACCTCATGCGCTGGAGCGCCCGGCTCACCGGAGTCCCGTGGCGTGCCACCCCGCCGTCCGGGGCCGGCACCGACCGCGGCACGCCGTCCGGCGACGCCGTCGTGGTGCCCGGCCCCCGCGACCCCACCAGCCCCACCGGCCCGGTCGACATCCCGGACGCCCTCGACCCCACCGGCGTGCTCGACCCCCACCGGCCCCAGGACCTGCGCGAGGTCCTCAACCGCATCCCGGCGCCGGTCGCCGTCACCTACGGGCCGCTGCACCAGCTCGGCTACGCCAACCGCGCCTACCGCGAACTCTTCGGCGAACGCCCCACCGGCCTGCCCGCCTGCGACGCGCTGCCGGAACTCGGCACCCTCGGCGTGCTGCCCCTCATGGACCAGGTGATCCGGGGCGGCAGCCCGCGCAGCGTCAAGGCCCGCTGCATCCTCGGCCTCACCGGCAACCGCTACTACAACGTGTCCTGTGTGCCGCTGACCCGCGACCCCCGCGACCCGGCCCCGACCTCGCCGCCGGACCCGGCCGGATCCACCCCCACGAGTGCCCCCGACCCGGCCCCCACCCCCGTCGACACCACTCCCAAGGGTGACGACCCCACCTCCGGCGTCCTCATCTTCGCCGCCGAGGTCACCGACCAGGTCCTCGCGGCCGCCCGGCTGCGGGAGTCCGAACGCCGCCAGCGCGAGGCCGCCGTCACCCTCCAGCGCAGCCTCCTCCCGCAGAAGCTCGACCAGCCCGCGGACCTCCGGGTCGCCGCCACCTACCAACCGGGCGGGGCCGAGGCCGCGGTCGGCGGCGACTGGTACGACGTGATCGCCATCGACGGCGGCCGCACCGCCCTCGTGATCGGCGACGTCATGGGCCGCGGCCTGCGGGCCGCCGCCGTGATGGGACAGCTGCGCACCGCCGTCCGCGCCTACGCCCGCCTCGACCTCCCGCCGCACAAGGTGATGAGCCTGCTCGACGGACTCGCCATGGAGATCGACGCCAACCAGATCGCCACCTGCACCTACGCCGTCTGGGACCCGCAGCGCCGGACCCTCGGTTACGCCTCCGCCGGCCACCTCCCGATGCTGCTGCGCTGTCCCGACGGGACCGTGCTGCGCAGCGAGGAGCAGAACGGACCGCCGCTGGGCACGGGTGGCGGGGTCCACCTCTCGCACACCCTCCGCCTGCTGCCCGGCACCACCGGCGTCCTCTATACGGACGGTCTGGTCGAACGCCGGGACGAGGACATCGACCAGGGCCTCGACCTGCTCGCCCGCACCCTCACCGGCGCGGTCGGCGCCCCGGACGTGGTCTGCGCCCGGCTGCTCCGGGCCATGGGCGTCACCTCCGAGCACGACGACGACGTCGCGGTCCTCGCGTTCCAGCTCCCGGCGGAGGAGGAGTCCCCCGAACGGACACCGGCGCTTGACGTGGTCTCCCAAGAGGTCTAGTGTTCTTCGAGCTGCCTGGCTGGGAGCACCGGACACGCATCGGCGCGGACGGTCCCGGGGCAGCCAATCCTCTGAAACACCACCTCTTCCCGTTTCGGGCCGAGGCGTGTCGTTATTTCTTTCGATACGTTCCGGCTCAGGGTCTATTCGGTGTGCCTGTTTTCGGGGATTGCGGCCGGATTCGCTTTTCGGAGCGGGGATCGGCTAGAGTTTGAAACGTCGGACGGGGCGTCAAGCCGCAGAAGACACCAGCGAGTTGGATGTAGGAAGCGCCGGGAACGGCACGGAAAACATCTGATAAGCTGGGAACACGAAAGAACGAAGCGCCCGGAGGGCCGGTGTGAAAGCCGCCCGAAGGAAGTGTCCGCTCCTTGAGAACTCAACAGCGTGCCAAAAGTCAACGCCAGATATGTTGACATCCCCGGCCTCAGGGTTTCCTGGGGTTGGAGATTCCTTTTGAAGTAAAACACTAGCGAGGACGCAGTGCGCGGGGCCGCCCTATTCCGGTGGTTGCCGTGCCGCTCGACGCGAGTGCTGACCCGATTACGGGTAATCATTCACGGAGAGTTTGATCCTGGCTCAGGACGAACGCTGGCGGCGTGCTTAACACATGCAAGTCGAACGGTGAAGCCCTTCGGGGTGGATCAGTGGCGAACGGGTGAGTAACACGTGGGCAATCTGCCCTGCACTCTGGGACAAGCCCTGGAAACGGGGTCTAATACCGGATATGACCCGGGACCGCATGGTCCTGGGTGTAAAGCTCCGGCGGTGCAGGATGAGCCCGCGGCCTATCAGCTTGTTGGTGGGGTAATGGCCTACCAAGGCGACGACGGGTAGCCGGCCTGAGAGGGCGACCGGCCACACTGGGACTGAGACACGGCCCAGACTCCTACGGGAGGCAGCAGTGGGGAATATTGCACAATGGGCGAAAGCCTGATGCAGCGACGCCGCGTGAGGGACGACGGCCTTCGGGTTGTAAACCTCTTTCAGCAGGGAAGAAGCGCAAGTGACGGTACCTGCAGAAGAAGCACCGGCTAACTACGTGCCAGCAGCCGCGGTAATACGTAGGGTGCGAGCGTTGTCCGGAATTATTGGGCGTAAAGAGCTCGTAGGCGGCCTGTCGCGTCGGATGTGAAAGCCCGGGGCTCAACCCCGGGTCTGCATTCGATACGGGCAGGCTGGAGTGTGGTAGGGGAGATCGGAATTCCTGGTGTAGCGGTGAAATGCGCAGATATCAGGAGGAACACCGGTGGCGAAGGCGGATCTCTGGGCCATTACTGACGCTGAGGAGCGAAAGCGTGGGGAGCGAACAGGATTAGATACCCTGGTAGTCCACGCCGTAAACGTTGGGAACTAGGTGTTGGCGACATTCCACGTCGTCGGTGCCGCAGCTAACGCATTAAGTTCCCCGCCTGGGGAGTACGGCCGCAAGGCTAAAACTCAAAGGAATTGACGGGGGCCCGCACAAGCAGCGGAGCATGTGGCTTAATTCGACGCAACGCGAAGAACCTTACCAAGGCTTGACATATGCCGGAAACGTCCAGAGATGGGCGCCCCCTTGTGGTCGGTATACAGGTGGTGCATGGTTGTCGTCAGCTCGTGTCGTGAGATGTTGGGTTAAGTCCCGCAACGAGCGCAACCCTTGTTCTGTGTTGCCAGCATGCCTTTCGGGGTGATGGGGACTCACAGGAGACTGCCGGGGTCAACTCGGAGGAAGGTGGGGACGACGTCAAATCATCATGCCCCTTATGTCTTGGGCTGCACACGTGCTACAATGGTCGGTACAAAGGGCTGCGATGCCGCGAGGCGGAGCGAATCCCAAAAAGCCGGCCTCAGTTCGGATTGGGGTCTGCAACTCGACCCCATGAAGTTGGAGTTGCTAGTAATCGCAGATCAGCATGCTGCGGTGAATACGTTCCCGGGCCTTGTACACACCGCCCGTCACGTCACGAAAGTCGGTAACACCCGAAGCCGGTGGCCTAACCCGTAAGGGGAGGAGCCGTCGAAGGTGGGACCAGCGATTGGGACGAAGTCGTAACAAGGTAGCCGTACCGGAAGGTGCGGCTGGATCACCTCCTTTCTAAGGAGCAATGTGCCGCTTGCAGGCGAATGTTCTGCACGGTCGCTCATGGGTGGAACGTTGACTATTCGGCACACTTGGTTGGCATCCGCCAGTACTGCTTCGGCGTGGAAGACGGATTGTTGATCGTGTGTGTCGGGCACGTTGTTGGGTCCTGAGGGAACGGCCGTCATGGTCGTTGCTTCAGAGATGCCGGTCTCATGTGCGGCAGCCTGCTTGCGGGTTGTCGGGTATGAGGGACTGGTCGTTGTTTGAGAACTGCACAGTGGACGCGAGCATCTGTGGCCAAGTTTTTAAGGGCGCACGGTGGATGCCTTGGCACCAGGAACCGATGAAGGACGTGGGAGGCCACGATAGTCCCCGGGGAGCCGTCAACCAGGCTTTGATCCGGGGGTTTCCGAATGGGGAAACCCGGCAGTCGTCATGGGCTGTCACCCATACCTGAACACATAGGGTATGTGGAGGGAACGCGGGGAAGTGAAACATCTCAGTACCCGCAGGAAGAGAAAACAACCGTGATTCCGGGAGTAGTGGCGAGCGAAACCGGATGAGGCTAAACCGTGATGGTGTGAGACCCGGCAGGGGTTGCCATCACGGGGTCGTGGGATTTTTCTTGACCGGTCTGCCGGCCGGTCGGCGAGTCAGAAACCGTATGGATAGTCGAAGGACATGCGAAAGGTCCGGCGTAGAGGGTAAGACCCCCGTAGGCGAAATCTGTACGGCTCGTTTGAGAAACTCCCAAGTAGCACGGGGCCCGAGAAATCCCGTGTGAATCTGGCGGGACCACCCGCTAAGCCTAAATATTCCCTGGTGACCGATAGCGGATAGTACCGTGAGGGAATGGTGAAAAGTACCGCGGGAGCGGAGTGAAATAGTACCTGAAACCGTGTGCCTACAAGCCGTGGGAGCGTCGGACATGCAGCTTGCTGTGTGTCTCGTGACTGCGTGCCTTTTGAAGAATGAGCCTGCGAGTTTGCGGTGTGTAGCGAGGTTAACCCGTGTGGGGTAGCCGTAGCGAAAGCGAGTCCGAACAGGGCGATACAGTTGCATGCCCAAGACCCGAAGCGGAGTGATCTAGCCATGGGCAGGTTGAAGCGGAGGTAAGACTTCGTGGAGGACCGAACCCACCAGGGTTGAAAACCTGGGGGATGACCTGTGGTTAGGGGTGAAAGGCCAATCAAACTCCGTGATAGCTGGTTCTCCCCGAAATGCATTTAGGTGCAGCGTCACGTGTTTCTTGCCGGAGGTAGAGCACTGGATAGGCGATGGGCCTCACCGGGTTACTGACCTTAGCCAAACTCCGAATGCCGGTAAGTGAGAGCGTGGCAGTGAGACTGTGGGGGATAAGCTCCATGGTCGAGAGGGAAACAGCCCAGAACACCGACTAAGGTCCCTAAGCGTGTGCTAAGTGGGAAAGGATGTGGAGTCGCAGAGACAACCAGGAGGTTGGCTTAGAAGCAGCCACCCTTGAAAGAGTGCGTAATAGCTCACTGGTCAAGTGATTCCGCGCCGACAATGTAGCGGGGCTCAAGCACATCACCGAAGTCGTGTCATTGCAGCATGAAGGGCCAACGCCTGCTGTGATGGGTAGGGGAGCGTCGTGTGCCGGGTGAAGCGGCGGTGGAAACCAGTCGTGGACGGTATACGAGTGAGAATGCAGGCATGAGTAGCGATACAAGAGTGGGAAACTCTTGCGCCGATTGACCAAGGGTTCCTGGGTCAAGCTGATCTGCCCAGGGTAAGTCGGGACCTAAGGCGAGGCCGACAGGCGTAGTCGATGGACAACGGGTTGATATTCCCGTACCCGCTTTGAAGCGCCAACGCTGAACCAGGTGATGCTAAAGCCGTGAAGCCGGCCCGGAGTCTTCGGACAATGGGACGTGGTGGAGCCGCTGAACCAAGTCTGTACTAGGTGAGCGATGGGGTGACGCAGGAAGGTAGTCCAGCCCGGGCGGTGGTTGTCCCGGGGTAAGGGTGTAGGGCGTTGTGTAGGCAAATCCGCACAACAATAGCCTGAGACCTGATGCCGAGCCGATTGTGGTGAAGTGGATGATCCTATGCTGTCGAGAAAAGCCTCTAGCGAGTTTCATGGCGGCCCGTACCCCAAACCGACTCAGGTGGTCAGGTAGAGAATACCGAGGCGTTCGGGTGAACTATGGTTAAGGAACTCGGCAAAATGCCCCCGTAACTTCGGGAGAAGGGGGGCCATTCCTGGTGACGGCACTTGCTGCCAGAGCTGGGGGTGGCCGCAGAGACCAGCGAGAAGCGACTGTTTACTAAAAACACAGGTCCGTGCGAAGCCGTAAGGCGATGTATACGGACTGACGCCTGCCCGGTGCTGGAACGTTAAGGGGACCGGTTAGCTCTGATTCGTCGGGGCGAAGCTGAGAACTTAAGCGCCAGTAAACGGCGGTGGTAACTATAACCATCCTAAGGTAGCGAAATTCCTTGTCGGGTAAGTTCCGACCTGCACGAATGGCGTAACGACTTCTCGACTGTCTCAACCATAGGCCCGGTGAAATTGCATTACGAGTAAAGATGCTCGTTTCGCGCAGCAGGACGGAAAGACCCCGGGACCTTTACTATAGCTTGATATTGGTGTTCGGTTCGGCTTGTGTAGGATAGGTGGGAGACTTTGAAGCCGTGACGCCAGTCATGGTGGAGTCGTCGTTGAAATACCACTCTGGTCGTGCTGGATGTCTAACCTGGGTCCGTGATCCGGATCAGGGACAGTGTCTGGTGGGTAGTTTAACTGGGGCGGTTGCCTCCTAAAGAGTAACGGAGGCGCCCAAAGGTTCCCTCAGCCTGGTTGGCAATCAGGTGTTGAGTGTAAGTGCACAAGGGAGCTTGACTGTGAGACTGACGGGTCGAGCAGGGACGAAAGTCGGGACTAGTGATCCGGCGGTGGCTTGTGGAAGCGCCGTCGCTCAACGGATAAAAGGTACCCCGGGGATAACAGGCTGATCTTCCCCAAGAGTCCATATCGACGGGATGGTTTGGCACCTCGATGTCGGCTCGTCGCATCCTGGGGCTGGAGTAGGTCCCAAGGGTTGGGCTGTTCGCCCATTAAAGCGGTACGCGAGCTGGGTTTAGAACGTCGTGAGACAGTTCGGTCCCTATCCGCTGTGCGCGTAGGAGTGTTGAGAAGGGCTGTCCCTAGTACGAGAGGACCGGGACGGACGAACCTCTGGTGTGCCAGTTGTCCTGCCAAGGGCATGGCTGGTTGGCTACGTTCGGGAGGGATAACCGCTGAAAGCATCTAAGCGGGAAGCCTGCTTCGAGATGAGCACTCCCACCTCCTTGAGAGGGTAAGGCTCCCAGTAGACGACTGGGTTGATAGGCCGGATATGGAAGCCCTGTGAGGGGTGGAGTTGACCGGTACTAATAGGCCGAGGGCTTGTCCTCAGTTGCTCGCGTCCACTGTGTTGTTCTGAAACAACGACCCCCGGTTCCTGGCCAGGAACCGGGTGCGGTCGACAGTTTCATAGTGTTTCGGTGGTCATAGCGTGAGGGAAACGCCCGGTTACATTCCGAACCCGGAAGCTAAGCCTCACAGCGCCGATGGTACTGCAGGGGGGACCCTGTGGGAGAGTAGGACGCCGCCGAACAATCATTGTGAAGAACCCCCGTCGGGAAACCGGCGGGGGTTCTTTGCGTTGGCCGTTGACGTATCGTCAGGGCATGGACGAGCGAACGGCAACAACGGGCGACGCGACCACGGTCATCGCCTCCGACGTACTGCGGCCGGCCCAGCGGGACGCGGCCCTCCGGGTTCTGGCGGAGGCCCAGGCCGTGGACGGCCGGGCGGCCGTGTCCGAGCAGGGACGGCTCCGCCTGCGTTCCCCGGAGACGGCCCGGGCCGGAGTGACACACTTCCTCGCGCTCGCCGGCCCGGACGCGGACGCGGCGGGTGTCGTCGGCTACGGCCAGCTGGAGGTGCCGGACAACGGCGGGGCGAGCCCGGCCGCCGAGCTCCTGGTCGCTCCGACCGACCGGGGCCGGGGCTTCGGCCGTCCGCTGGTGGACGCCGTACTGGCCGAGGCCGGCAAGGCCGGCCGGGACCATGTCGACTTCTGGGTGCACGGTGGCCACCCGGCGGCCCGGCACCTGGCCGATGCCTACGGTGCCGAGCTGGTCCGCGAACTGCGGCAGATGCGCCGGACCGGGCAGCAGACCGAGGAGGCCGCGCTCCCGGCCGGGATCGAGTTGCGGACCTTCCGCCCCGGCGAGGACGACGCCGACTGGCTCCGGCTGAACGCGCTCGCCTTCGCCCACCACCCGGAGCAGGGCTCCTGGACCGCGGAGGACCTCGCCGACCGGCTGGCCGAGCCCTGGTTCGACCCGGCCGGCTTCTTCCTCGCCACCCGCGACGGCAGGCCGGTCGGCTTCCACTGGACGAAGGTGCACCCGGCCACCGCCACAGAGCCCGAGCTCGGCGAGGTGTACGTGGTCGGCGTGGACCCGGCGGAGCAGGGCAGCGGCCTGGGCCGGGCGCTGACCGCGGCGGGCCTGCGTCATCTGACCGGCCGCGCCGCCGGGGAGCGGGGGCTGGACACTGTGCTGCTGTACGTCGACGCGGACAATCCGGCGGCGGTGCGGGTGTACGAACGGCTCGGGTTCACCGTCCACGAGATCGACCTGATGTACCGGGCCGGAGTCGGGTCGTCCGGGTCCGTTCCGCCGCCCCTTTCCGCGTAACGGAGAGTGACGGTCGAAAAAGGGCGCCCCGGCGCCGCCTAGCGGAGAGAAGGAGGCCGCGGCAACGGTTGTGCACCCGGTGCCGCGGCACTGACCGCCTCAGCTTTCCTCCTGGCCATGCGGTGTTTACCGTGGATTCAATTAATGCCGCGAAGATCACAGGATGAAGTCCGTAGTGTCTCGCTCGTGCAGCGTCGGCCGACACGTGGCCGGTGCTGTGGCGACCGCGCCGGGTGGGTGGGCGCTGGTGACGGGCGAGGGCGACGGCTCGAAGAGCATTTCGTGTCCGGACGCCGTCCTGCTGGAGGAGCTGGAGCCCATGAGCATCCCCCGCCCCGTCCCTGCCCCGCCCTCCCCACCCGCGCGGTTGTCCAGCGCGCTGGGGATACCGCCGGAGCCGACCGTCGCCGACGAGCAGGACGTCGAGGAACTGCCGCAGGGCCGCTTCCTGGACCGTGAGCGCAGCTGGCTCGCGTTCAACGAACGGGTCCTGGAACTGGCGGAGGACCCGGAGATCCCGCTGCTGGAACGCACCAAGTTCCTGGCGATCTTCGCGAGCAACCTCGACGAGTTCTTCATGGTCAGGGTGGCCGGCCTCAAGCGCAGGATCGCCACGGGTGTGGCCCAGCGCAGTGCCTCCGGCCTCCAGCCGCGCGAGGTGCTGGACCTCATCTGGACCCGGTCGCGCGAGCTGATGGCCCGCCATGCCGCCGCGTTCCAGCAGGAGGTGCTGCCGGACCTCGCGGCCCAGGGCATCGAGGTGGTCCGCTGGTCGGAGCTGGCGGAGAAGGAGCAGGCGCGGCTGCACTCGCTGTTCCGGCAGAAGATCTTCCCCGTGCTCACCCCGCTGGCGGTGGACCCGGCGCACCCCTTCCCCTACATATCGGGGCTCTCCCTCAATCTGGCCGTCGTCGTGCGCAACCCGGTGTCCGGGCACAAGCACTTCGCCCGGGTGAAGGTGCCGCAGTCGCTCGCCCGCTTCCTGGAGGCCTCCCCGCAGCGGTACGTGCCGCTGGAGGACGTCATGGGGGCGCATCTGGAGGAGCTCTTCCCGGGGATGGAGGTGCTCGCCCACCACGCGTTCCGGGTCACTCGCAACGAGGACCTGGAGGTGGAGGAGGACGACACCGAGAACATCCTCAAGGCCCTGGAGAAGGAGCTGATGCGGCGGCGCTTCGGCCCGCCGGTGCGGCTGGAGGTCGAGGAGTCGATCGACCCCTACATCCTGGACCTGCTGGTGCGGGAGCTGAACATCACCGAGGCGGAGGTCTTCCCGCTGCCCGGCCCGCTCGACCTGACCGGGCTGTTCGGTATCGCCGGGCTGGACCGGCAGGAGCTGAAGTACCCGAAGTTCGTGGCGGGCACCGCGCGCGGCCTGACCGATGTCGAGTCGGCCTCGCAGCCGGACATCTTCGCCGCGATGCGCGAGCGGGACGTGCTGCTGCACCACCCGTTCG comes from Streptomyces sp. TLI_053 and encodes:
- a CDS encoding TetR/AcrR family transcriptional regulator, whose product is MMEQERLLGRSGAAHPGQGVVPEQRGPAEAAGSPGAAYAAVPYRGNEAAQGGGPSPGTRLRVDARRNLESVLRAAREVFGEFGYGAPMEEVARRAGVGVGTVYRRFPSKEVLVQRIAAEEVAWLTAQARESLYGGAGAWEALAGYLARAVSTGAGRLLPPEAFRYAEELGRVPEQRSPDPVGPGSAFGSARYEPTATGLPGAAYGSLPGSLGGPLPGEVSGQVPGEAAGGPLGTGTGVGAAAEGELAALVADADPRLLLQLLAALVARAGAAGELRPGVTVADVVLVLTASVPVHAWRGAPPAGPVVVGAAGAATGAASTVPGDAPQPTGGPQADGQSAEGPSDRLLQILLDGLRAR
- a CDS encoding FAD-dependent oxidoreductase; amino-acid sequence: MPGRRRATEPIDRRCAIRILIVGGGCAGMSAALHLQRGLRERIRRGEVHLTLVEPQAYLTYHPLLAEVAAGTIDPRHVVVPLRRELTECKVLTARITRIEHSSRRAWADAAGRGEPPAPVELHYDVLVLAPGSVSRTAPVPGLAEHGRGFSTVGEAVGLRNHVLEQLDLAATTRDPALRQAALTFVFVGAGYAGVGALAELEDMARYAVRGHQHTVPEDLRWVLVEATDRILTEESPELAAHTLAQLRERNVDVRLRTTLESAAGGVMALSDGSRFAARTLVWTAGVRPNPLLRDTDLPLDTAGRVRCLPTLQVLGPDGRALPGAWAAGDGAAVPDPHADGAPCAPNAQHAFAQAELLAANVLVALDGGPHASGIAEYLPGPPACSTSLGLGRAVAHTRGGGRLTGRRAWWLHRARHLRRLPSGERRVRILVDWAMAGLFSREVVPIGRPEQPDRPEPADGRPV
- the mshD gene encoding mycothiol synthase; the encoded protein is MDERTATTGDATTVIASDVLRPAQRDAALRVLAEAQAVDGRAAVSEQGRLRLRSPETARAGVTHFLALAGPDADAAGVVGYGQLEVPDNGGASPAAELLVAPTDRGRGFGRPLVDAVLAEAGKAGRDHVDFWVHGGHPAARHLADAYGAELVRELRQMRRTGQQTEEAALPAGIELRTFRPGEDDADWLRLNALAFAHHPEQGSWTAEDLADRLAEPWFDPAGFFLATRDGRPVGFHWTKVHPATATEPELGEVYVVGVDPAEQGSGLGRALTAAGLRHLTGRAAGERGLDTVLLYVDADNPAAVRVYERLGFTVHEIDLMYRAGVGSSGSVPPPLSA
- a CDS encoding RNA degradosome polyphosphate kinase, giving the protein MSIPRPVPAPPSPPARLSSALGIPPEPTVADEQDVEELPQGRFLDRERSWLAFNERVLELAEDPEIPLLERTKFLAIFASNLDEFFMVRVAGLKRRIATGVAQRSASGLQPREVLDLIWTRSRELMARHAAAFQQEVLPDLAAQGIEVVRWSELAEKEQARLHSLFRQKIFPVLTPLAVDPAHPFPYISGLSLNLAVVVRNPVSGHKHFARVKVPQSLARFLEASPQRYVPLEDVMGAHLEELFPGMEVLAHHAFRVTRNEDLEVEEDDTENILKALEKELMRRRFGPPVRLEVEESIDPYILDLLVRELNITEAEVFPLPGPLDLTGLFGIAGLDRQELKYPKFVAGTARGLTDVESASQPDIFAAMRERDVLLHHPFDSFSTSVQAFLEQAAADPDVLAIKQTLYRTSGDSPIVDALIDAAESGKQVLVLVEIKARFDEQANIKWARKLEEAGCHVVYGLVGLKTHCKLSLVVRQEGDTLRRYSHVGTGNYHPKTARLYEDLGLLTSDPQVGADLSDLFNRLSGYSRRESYRRLLTAPRGLRDGLVGRIHNEIANHRAGRPAHVKLKVNSIVDEAVIDALYRASQAGVPVDVWVRGICAIRPGVPGLSENVRVRSILGRFLEHSRVFVFGNNGDPEVWIGSADMMHRNLDRRIEALLRITDPAHRAELSGLLDLGMSDETESWHLGADGSWTRHAQDADGKQLRHVQDLLIDSRQRRRAVAAR